The sequence below is a genomic window from Selenomonas ruminantium subsp. lactilytica TAM6421.
GTTAACACCAGCGTAAAAGACTACTACTAACTTTTCATTAGCATAACTCAACCATGATTCCGGTAACGTATGCATAATCTTCAACTCATTTACATCCTTAGGAGCAATACTTATCCTATCTAACGATAGCAATAACTCCGACCATCCTAGCCTTTTTATGTTCAATTCATTTATTATCATAGGTTATTCACTACTCTCAACTAAAACATTATGCAATCAACTGTTCTTCTTGCCATATTCACTGTATACTTATTATCATTAAACAAGTTAATAATATGCCGAGCTAACCAATCACAATTAGGTATACTTTTTTCACTAAAGTATCCATTCCCCAACCCTAGATAATGCTTACTAGCAAAAAGTCCCGCTTGAAACAACTTTTTCATGCACTCATCTTGATTCCTTACTAATACGTTATACCGCCAGTCATGCATCCCATCAGGCAATGCATTAGGCAATTTCTTGTAAATTTTATTAATAGCAGCCTTATGTGTCACAATATGTGCTAGTTCTGTAAGCACTTCCTGCTCATAATCTTCCCCCGGCATCTGTGCCGGATCTGTCCAGTTATCTAGCAAAATATCCCACTCTGCACTTTTATGTTCCGCATGACATCTCTTTATAGAAGCATCAAAAGCCACATCTGCAGCCTCTGTATCTCCCTCCAAATGATACCTTTCATATTTCCACGTTTTTTTCAAGAATGCGAATGCCCCCTTGCCTACGCATACTGGCTTAGTATTACCCGTGCTATAGATAGTAAGATCTGCCTGACAATCCTCCCCTCGCCAATCTGGCAGTGCAAGGCAACGGTCATCAACAATGATAACTGAAGGAAATCTCTTTCTTACTTCTTGGAAAAATTCACTATGATCTCCCATTTCACCATAGGTACGGTTATAATGAAGAACTTTGATATCTGGTCTAGATACAAGAAAAGACAATATTTCATCTTCATCAGGTACCCACGTGCCAAACTCTATATCACAAAAAAGGAAATCCATGCCTGCTTTTTTGTATATAGCTGGCACACACTCGCAAATGTTAGCAGGCATCAAAACAGTACCTTGAATATGATTTGAAAGAATAAAATTATAGAGAATTGCAGATGCTCTGATGCCTATAATTCTTCTGCATTCTTTACTTGCGCTGTGGCGCGCTTTGCGCTGTGGCGCGGCCAGAATCTTTGCAATCCTAGCCGCGCCCTTGCCATCAAATACTCCAGCAAATTGAGCCCTCGCAAAATTTCGATTTTCAATATCCAAAAAATACAACAGGAAGTGTTCTATCCTTTGGCAAACTTTCTCCGACTCCTTACGAAAATCTCCTGCATATGGAGCCAACCCTTTTTCGTCCATGATATGGCATTGATTCAAATGATTATCCACAAAAGCAAAACTGATACAGGGAATACCTACTGTCATTGCCTCACTCATGGAACTAGAGCCGGGGGCAATACAAATATCGCAGGAAGCGTACAGTGCTCCCATATCCTTAGTCCATCCCTGCAAACGAATACAATCATACTGTGCTGAAAACTCCTGAAGTTCCTCCAGATAATCTTTTTCGTAATACAGCCCGCACTGAACGATTAATTCCAAGGCAAGCAATTGCTTGTCCTGCACTATTCTTTTCAACAGAGCCAGTTCTATGTGCAAAGGGTCTGTGGCTCCTGTGGTGATAAGTATCCGTCTTGCTTTTAAACGCAAATGCTTAACCTTGGCATGCAATATTTCTTCCCGCACTGGATAGTAAGCCGGCCCGATATACAGTTCAGTTTTGCTTGTCAGCAGACCTTGATAGGATTCCTTCCCCGCCTCCAAATTGTAGTTGATTATGTTTGCAATAGGGTAATCGAAAGCATAGAGGTCATCCATATAGCAAGCATTATGCGCCGCATCAGACAATAGAGCCATTGCTTTGCTATCAATGCGGTAGGTATCTATAAAAACAGTGGCCTGCTCTTGCCCTTTCAGCCATTCAGCAGCCTCTGTAGCGTCCCAGCCTAAAGGCTCGGCTATCTTTTCCAGCTGATGCAAAGGATATCCTTGTTCCCTGACTGCACCTGCATCCGCATCCGGCGCCAGAAGGAAACACACTTCTTCCCCTCGCCGCCTGAGTTCATGGGCAATGGCAAAACAGCGCATATAATGCCCCATGCCTATTTTTCCATTGCCGTCCGCCCTGATAACCACCATGGCTGAATCCCACCTCTGCTGCAAATCACTTTTTCAGCGTAATCAGGAAATCCTGATCCTGATAGCTGCCATTCTCATGTGTCTGAGTCACTGTATCCACCGTAATCTCACTAAAATCGGCAAAAAGCTCCTGCACCTCATCCCTTGTGAAGAAATGCATAAGCATACCGTCCTCCTTAGCTGCGGACTTGGCTGTCTCCTGTTCCTCCAGCATGAAAGTACGTTCCTCAACCTCTTTTGCATCGCGCCTTTTGGCATCTTGACAGCGGTAATCTTCCACAGTCCTTATGAGCACCAATGCCAAAGCATTTTTTTTCAGCACCCTGTATATTTCTCGCACACTTTCTTTGATATGTGTCTTGTCCATATAGTAAAGGACGCCCCAGCAGATCAGACCATCAAAATAATCATCTTCAAAAGGCAGGTTGTAGGTTGTGGTCTCTATAATGTTGCCAACAAACTGGCTGTAATCCAGTTGCTCCAGTATATCTTTTGTATAGGACACGGCAGAAGCAGAGAAATCCCCTCCGTATGGAACGATGTTCGTATCGGCAAGATAAATCACATGCCGTCCCGCTCCACAACCTAAATCCAATATTTTTTCCTTTCCATTACAAATAAAATTTTTACGCACGAAGCGTATGACATTTTCAGCAGGATATTTAATGCGATGCCTTGCTTCCTTATAAAGTTCATTCCATAGTTTTCTATTTTCCATTTGTTGACCTTTCCTCCATGATTAGTTCGTATGCTGATTTGAAACCTTCATCCCATACTTTTTGCTGAAATTTCTCCCATATAGCAGGGCGCATCTTAGACTGAAACAAATCCTTAGAACTACATACGCCCTCTTCCAAAGTCACTGGAAAGACGTTGTTGCCCTTGGAAACTTCAGACAGGATTTTTTCCGCTTTTTCAGTCAAAGTCACCACCATAGAAATGCCACGGTCATCATCCATGTTTTGCTTGATCTTATTAATGTTCCAGGCGTCTCCGATGTAAAAATCCCCGGCATGTTCCCTCTTACGGAAAGGACAGTCATAGCAAGCCTGATTAAGAGAGTAGTTATTTAGGAATACAAACATATAGGAATCGTTTGTATTCCTAAACGAAGACAAATATTCATCGTGGGCGTACTGTATTTTCATTTGTGCTTCCCACCAACCACGTCGCTTGTAACGGAAATGCACATAGCGTATTACATCCTCATGTCCATGATAATCTCGCAAATACGACTGCCAAATATGCACTGCAGGCACACCGTGGCAAAACACCTCTAGTGTCAGCAGATTTTCATAATCCTGCCCCAAACAGCCATGCAAGCCAGCTATCTGGCAGGGAGTTCCCGCATAAAGAACCAAACGCCCCGAACGCAAATCTTCTTCCACCTCGTGGAAGGTATTGCATGTATCTGCCTGTATGTACTTGCTCTCCATGCACTGATAGATATCATCCGGGTTCTTTATCCGCACCATGTTGACCGCAGTATATTCGTTGCACCATGCTGCGCCATACACCACACCATGCTTAGAGAAGACATAATCGGATAAGGCCTTGAAAAAACCTCCTGACGAGGAAACGCCCCTATCAAAGAAATTATTGTTCACAAACAGATCAGCTTTCCTCATGGAATGCTGGGGAATAACAGCCTTGCCAGCCACCGGACAGACTCTCTCACAAGCACCACACTCAGTACACAGTTCTCTATCTATGCGTGGCTTCAATCCTCCCGTCTCTTCCTTCAAGGCTATAGCTCCCATAGGACAAGCCACCCTACAGGCACCACAGCCGGTGCATTTCTCATCTGCAACCATCAAGAGCCCTCCTCAGCTTATCCCGAGATTCTTCTATATCAACCTTCATATATTTCCCAACAGTCTCAAAATCTATTGCCGTCTTATAAATTTCCTCTATCTCGTTTGCCTGATGAGCAATACGGCCAAGCAAGCCAAACTTCTTTAAGATACCTTCCTTACGTGGATTCTCCAAATTGTCATTGTAAGTAATGAACGGTCGCTGGAATTTCAAGGAAAAAGCTGTGCCATGGAAGGAATGGGTTAGGACAAAAGAAGCATTGGCAATAAGCGAAAGCCATTCACGAGGGCCTACATCCACCACATTTTCGATATAATCTGCAAACCGGGGCTGCATCATGCCAAATAGAGCAACCTTCAGCCCCGTAAGGCGATGAAGTTCCTCAAGCATGGGCAGCATATGCTCCATTTCTTCATCCAAAGTAGCATAACAAGCAATATAGTCTCCCCTACTGCATTCTCCGAAAGAAGACTCTCTGGCAACTGCCTCCCAATCCTCCCTACTCACCAGGAGGGTTGGATCTAACATCACGCCAATCCTATCCTTCATATGCGGCAAATGCTCAGACAGATAATCAGCCCCTGCTTGCTCCCTAATGTAAACTTGACGGAATTTTTCTATATGCTGTGCATAGTTTCCCAACTTCTCCCACTTGCAACGACCAATAGAAGAAGCCAACGCTACCTTATTGTGAGAATCCGTAAAAGCCAGAAAGTATGCACTGGAAGCCATGCGAAAATTCACATTCCAGATTTGGTCGCTGCCAGTGGCATAGATATCATAATCCGTGTTTCCTTTCAGTTCCTCCTCAGAACTGTACAGGCGCGGACTAAGATTGTATAAAGGCAACCAGCTTTCAAAAGCTGCTTTTCGCCTCACTAACTCCCCGCGAAATCTTTTCGCAATCTCAGCATCTTCTTCAGATGGCTTATATAGCTTATATGAACGGTTGTTATCAACACGCGGATGTCTGAAATCAATAAGTTCACATTCATAACCCAATGCCTCAATATTTTTCTGTCCTGCATACGACTGCAACATCGAGCCATAATTGAACCAGTTATGCAATGTAATAATGCCAACCCTTTTCTTCTCCATCATGTCCACTCCTGCTAAAATATGAGATGAGCATTTTATCAGACATGATATGTCTGATGTATATTTAACATTTCAGTCCAAGCCAGCCAGTGCTCCGTCATGCAGGAAGCAATCTTGGCCGTGTCTTCTGCTCCGATATTGAAAAGAACGTCCAAAACCGAAAGATATGGAACAAATTGTCCAGTACTATTATTATATTGTCTATAAGGTATAGGAACCGCATCCTGGAAATACACTGGAATATCACGCAACGGGAAAACACCATCTTCATTCATATAGGGAAACGAACCGTGTGCTTGATAAAAGCTGTCCGCATGAACTTCATGCAAAAGATTCTTCACAAGTTCTGAGCGCGCTCCTATAGCGTGAAGTTCAGAACTCCGTATAAATTCAGTTTTAGCTCCTATAAGAGAACTTATGCATTCTATCAACTCCATATTTTGTTTTGCTAAATTTTCTTTAGGCTGCACTATCAATGGCTCTATTTTGTCTTTATATGCTGAGAAATATGGCGTTTTGTGATAGTTTAATTCTATACTTTTCCACAACTTGGTACGCCACGGCAAGTCCTCCCGGATTTCGACCTCATTTATTTTCTGCTGATATACGCCCTTTTTCTTGACTGGAACTGTAATGTCAGTAACATTTTGTTTTCCAAAAAGCAATCTGTTTCTTTGATGGTAGCTTTTTCGAACAAACTGAAAATCATCACAAAAGACGAATAAATCCACTTTCATTATCAGTTCAAAATATCCAAGCCAAGGAAGAAAAGTCGGCTGCATCATCGCTACTTTCACTTTATCTCACTCCACAAGTTCCCACGAA
It includes:
- a CDS encoding polysaccharide pyruvyl transferase family protein — translated: MMEKKRVGIITLHNWFNYGSMLQSYAGQKNIEALGYECELIDFRHPRVDNNRSYKLYKPSEEDAEIAKRFRGELVRRKAAFESWLPLYNLSPRLYSSEEELKGNTDYDIYATGSDQIWNVNFRMASSAYFLAFTDSHNKVALASSIGRCKWEKLGNYAQHIEKFRQVYIREQAGADYLSEHLPHMKDRIGVMLDPTLLVSREDWEAVARESSFGECSRGDYIACYATLDEEMEHMLPMLEELHRLTGLKVALFGMMQPRFADYIENVVDVGPREWLSLIANASFVLTHSFHGTAFSLKFQRPFITYNDNLENPRKEGILKKFGLLGRIAHQANEIEEIYKTAIDFETVGKYMKVDIEESRDKLRRALDGCR
- a CDS encoding WbqC family protein, coding for MKVAMMQPTFLPWLGYFELIMKVDLFVFCDDFQFVRKSYHQRNRLLFGKQNVTDITVPVKKKGVYQQKINEVEIREDLPWRTKLWKSIELNYHKTPYFSAYKDKIEPLIVQPKENLAKQNMELIECISSLIGAKTEFIRSSELHAIGARSELVKNLLHEVHADSFYQAHGSFPYMNEDGVFPLRDIPVYFQDAVPIPYRQYNNSTGQFVPYLSVLDVLFNIGAEDTAKIASCMTEHWLAWTEMLNIHQTYHV
- a CDS encoding Coenzyme F420 hydrogenase/dehydrogenase, beta subunit C-terminal domain, translated to MVADEKCTGCGACRVACPMGAIALKEETGGLKPRIDRELCTECGACERVCPVAGKAVIPQHSMRKADLFVNNNFFDRGVSSSGGFFKALSDYVFSKHGVVYGAAWCNEYTAVNMVRIKNPDDIYQCMESKYIQADTCNTFHEVEEDLRSGRLVLYAGTPCQIAGLHGCLGQDYENLLTLEVFCHGVPAVHIWQSYLRDYHGHEDVIRYVHFRYKRRGWWEAQMKIQYAHDEYLSSFRNTNDSYMFVFLNNYSLNQACYDCPFRKREHAGDFYIGDAWNINKIKQNMDDDRGISMVVTLTEKAEKILSEVSKGNNVFPVTLEEGVCSSKDLFQSKMRPAIWEKFQQKVWDEGFKSAYELIMEERSTNGK
- a CDS encoding class I SAM-dependent methyltransferase produces the protein MENRKLWNELYKEARHRIKYPAENVIRFVRKNFICNGKEKILDLGCGAGRHVIYLADTNIVPYGGDFSASAVSYTKDILEQLDYSQFVGNIIETTTYNLPFEDDYFDGLICWGVLYYMDKTHIKESVREIYRVLKKNALALVLIRTVEDYRCQDAKRRDAKEVEERTFMLEEQETAKSAAKEDGMLMHFFTRDEVQELFADFSEITVDTVTQTHENGSYQDQDFLITLKK
- the pseG gene encoding UDP-2,4-diacetamido-2,4,6-trideoxy-beta-L-altropyranose hydrolase, which produces MVVIRADGNGKIGMGHYMRCFAIAHELRRRGEEVCFLLAPDADAGAVREQGYPLHQLEKIAEPLGWDATEAAEWLKGQEQATVFIDTYRIDSKAMALLSDAAHNACYMDDLYAFDYPIANIINYNLEAGKESYQGLLTSKTELYIGPAYYPVREEILHAKVKHLRLKARRILITTGATDPLHIELALLKRIVQDKQLLALELIVQCGLYYEKDYLEELQEFSAQYDCIRLQGWTKDMGALYASCDICIAPGSSSMSEAMTVGIPCISFAFVDNHLNQCHIMDEKGLAPYAGDFRKESEKVCQRIEHFLLYFLDIENRNFARAQFAGVFDGKGAARIAKILAAPQRKARHSASKECRRIIGIRASAILYNFILSNHIQGTVLMPANICECVPAIYKKAGMDFLFCDIEFGTWVPDEDEILSFLVSRPDIKVLHYNRTYGEMGDHSEFFQEVRKRFPSVIIVDDRCLALPDWRGEDCQADLTIYSTGNTKPVCVGKGAFAFLKKTWKYERYHLEGDTEAADVAFDASIKRCHAEHKSAEWDILLDNWTDPAQMPGEDYEQEVLTELAHIVTHKAAINKIYKKLPNALPDGMHDWRYNVLVRNQDECMKKLFQAGLFASKHYLGLGNGYFSEKSIPNCDWLARHIINLFNDNKYTVNMARRTVDCIMF